One stretch of Halapricum desulfuricans DNA includes these proteins:
- a CDS encoding glycosyltransferase, producing MIEFFLSNPLVGTVVLGLWIALVLYGFSALWWLFEAVVLARGGSVGPDDVEWDLSDVQVRVMTIDAEAVVQGTVASIPDEIEDVHVVAEAPIDVEGATVHVVPESFECAATNKGRAVEWARRNVPCSKEYVLYLDEDTIVTDFHGLPDADVVQFTEKPLYTGSRIAYLSEVFRVGYQFEQFGFHRLRYPLYAWGGGVAIRKSLEDEITWDRATITEDTNFIWKAADRRDISFAVLDTRFRNQAPPSIRSMIKQRRRWISGTRADGGLLPLRYRPLYHTRIVAWALSPLVPFLVVAAVAFPGTAPGMGYYELFSLALLGMLFVYMLAGSFGYRKSPLLWPLYLALTPVAFVPHSLGALWGLLSPVETFEVTEKVEPETVEAVNDDLSEGDIADHDGTGRLRDRSGFDSSLFGDD from the coding sequence ATGATCGAGTTCTTCCTCTCGAACCCGCTCGTGGGCACGGTCGTGCTCGGGTTGTGGATCGCGCTCGTTCTCTACGGCTTCTCGGCGCTGTGGTGGCTGTTCGAGGCCGTCGTTCTAGCTCGGGGCGGCTCCGTCGGGCCCGACGACGTCGAGTGGGACCTCTCGGACGTCCAGGTACGCGTCATGACGATCGACGCCGAAGCCGTCGTTCAGGGGACGGTCGCGTCGATCCCGGACGAGATCGAGGACGTCCACGTCGTCGCGGAAGCGCCGATCGACGTGGAGGGTGCGACCGTCCACGTCGTCCCGGAATCGTTCGAGTGTGCGGCGACCAACAAGGGGCGTGCGGTCGAGTGGGCCAGGCGCAACGTCCCCTGCTCGAAGGAGTACGTCCTGTATCTGGACGAGGACACGATTGTCACCGACTTCCACGGCCTCCCGGACGCCGACGTCGTCCAGTTCACCGAAAAGCCGCTGTACACTGGCTCCCGGATCGCCTATCTCAGTGAAGTGTTTCGCGTCGGCTACCAGTTCGAGCAGTTCGGGTTCCACCGTCTCCGGTACCCGCTGTACGCGTGGGGCGGGGGCGTGGCGATCCGCAAGTCGCTGGAGGACGAGATCACGTGGGACCGGGCGACGATCACCGAGGACACGAACTTCATCTGGAAAGCCGCCGACCGGCGTGACATCTCCTTTGCGGTGCTCGACACCCGCTTCAGGAATCAGGCACCGCCCTCGATCCGGTCGATGATCAAACAGCGCCGCCGGTGGATATCCGGGACGCGCGCGGACGGCGGGCTGTTGCCGCTCCGGTATCGGCCGCTGTATCACACCCGGATCGTCGCCTGGGCGCTGTCGCCGCTGGTTCCGTTTCTGGTCGTGGCCGCGGTGGCTTTCCCTGGAACGGCCCCCGGGATGGGTTACTACGAGCTGTTCTCGCTCGCGCTACTGGGGATGCTGTTCGTGTATATGCTCGCGGGTTCGTTCGGGTACCGGAAGTCGCCGCTTTTGTGGCCGCTGTATCTCGCGTTGACGCCGGTGGCGTTCGTCCCCCACTCGCTGGGCGCGCTCTGGGGCTTGCTCAGCCCCGTCGAGACGTTCGAGGTGACCGAAAAAGTCGAACCGGAGACTGTAGAAGCCGTCAACGACGACCTCAGCGAGGGAGATATCGCCGACCACGACGGGACCGGGCGACTCAGGGACCGGAGCGGCTTCGATTCGTCCCTGTTCGGTGACGATTGA
- a CDS encoding DUF5828 family protein codes for MSEMEESVSGFKIRGGWAEIVEHGERLTRALKDIASQEDVEVDSEALEEFDEWRPKSHERLDEDVSEKTAEQASVDEGEGEKKGKGPDEDLQTAGEKLSESYENLDDPDEAVDKWGESIDYVARAADSAGRKAIRKVEDTVYQNVMTQLAPYYFDNQLISANVRRVSDDDPEYVFEINVNDDDLKIRVSNQLADYEQELDRWHIDAEKETETPEAAEGIEVPNRNHDDADPTNT; via the coding sequence ATGTCTGAGATGGAAGAGAGCGTCTCCGGGTTCAAGATCCGGGGCGGCTGGGCGGAGATCGTCGAGCACGGCGAGCGACTCACGCGGGCGCTGAAAGACATCGCCAGCCAGGAGGACGTCGAGGTCGACAGCGAGGCCCTCGAGGAGTTCGACGAGTGGCGGCCCAAGAGCCACGAGCGACTCGACGAGGACGTCAGCGAGAAGACGGCCGAGCAGGCGAGCGTCGACGAGGGTGAAGGCGAAAAGAAGGGGAAAGGCCCCGACGAGGACCTCCAGACGGCCGGCGAGAAGCTCAGCGAGTCCTACGAGAACCTGGACGATCCCGACGAGGCCGTCGACAAGTGGGGCGAGTCGATCGACTACGTCGCCCGGGCGGCCGATTCCGCCGGCAGGAAGGCCATCCGGAAGGTCGAGGACACGGTCTATCAGAACGTGATGACCCAGCTCGCGCCCTACTACTTCGACAACCAGCTGATCAGCGCCAACGTCAGACGCGTCAGCGACGACGACCCCGAGTACGTCTTCGAGATCAACGTCAACGACGACGACCTGAAGATCAGAGTGTCGAACCAGCTGGCCGACTACGAGCAGGAACTCGACCGCTGGCACATCGACGCCGAGAAGGAGACCGAGACGCCGGAGGCCGCCGAGGGTATCGAGGTTCCCAACCGGAACCACGACGACGCCGACCCGACGAACACCTGA
- a CDS encoding type 1 glutamine amidotransferase domain-containing protein has translation MTSALLIVSEHGYWGEECIEPLTTLDDAGVDVTVATPSGSPAVLDERSVDPDEVDEELAERVREVHENDERLNDPEPLAGVDPAAFDAVVFPGGHGTEWDVNQDRHAREALRTAVEGEDGKAMTVCHAVGILAFTRDSDGDFLAAGRSVTGFPNEWEEGIVDEYDRMPDGRKLPYWVEDEVKAVGADWNSRLEQDTSVTVDGDLVTARGPPSSETAARTLLDELGVEYDG, from the coding sequence ATGACATCCGCACTGTTGATCGTCAGCGAACACGGGTACTGGGGCGAGGAATGTATCGAGCCGCTCACGACGCTCGACGACGCCGGCGTCGACGTCACGGTCGCGACGCCGTCGGGCAGTCCGGCCGTCCTCGACGAGCGATCGGTCGACCCGGACGAGGTCGACGAGGAACTGGCCGAGCGCGTCCGCGAGGTCCACGAGAACGACGAGCGCCTGAACGATCCCGAACCGCTCGCCGGGGTCGATCCGGCCGCGTTCGACGCGGTCGTCTTCCCGGGCGGGCACGGCACGGAGTGGGACGTCAACCAGGACAGACACGCCCGGGAAGCCCTGCGGACGGCCGTCGAGGGCGAGGACGGGAAGGCGATGACCGTCTGTCACGCGGTCGGGATCCTCGCGTTCACGCGGGACAGCGACGGCGACTTCCTCGCGGCAGGGCGATCGGTCACGGGCTTCCCCAACGAGTGGGAGGAGGGCATCGTTGACGAGTACGATCGGATGCCGGACGGCCGCAAACTCCCCTACTGGGTCGAAGACGAGGTCAAGGCAGTCGGGGCCGACTGGAACTCCCGACTCGAGCAGGACACCAGCGTCACCGTCGACGGGGACCTCGTGACCGCGCGAGGGCCGCCGTCCTCCGAGACTGCGGCACGGACGCTGCTCGACGAACTGGGTGTCGAGTACGACGGCTGA
- a CDS encoding L-threonylcarbamoyladenylate synthase, which produces MSDLEAAVEAIEAGELVVYPTETVYGLGADALDPDAVERVFAAKGRDREEPISMAVPDLHAAIEYTAPTATERAFMHEFLPGPVTVLVERREMVPDVLTAGREQVGIRVPDHPLALDLLERVAPITATSANVSGRPSARRVADLDSITDSAAVVLDGGETGGTGSTVVDVEAGEIYRRGPDADAIEAWLADR; this is translated from the coding sequence ATGAGCGACCTCGAAGCGGCCGTCGAGGCGATCGAAGCCGGCGAACTGGTCGTCTACCCGACCGAGACCGTCTACGGACTTGGCGCGGACGCGCTCGATCCCGACGCCGTCGAGCGGGTGTTCGCAGCGAAGGGGCGCGACCGCGAGGAGCCGATCTCGATGGCCGTTCCCGACCTGCACGCCGCGATCGAGTACACCGCGCCGACCGCGACCGAGCGGGCGTTCATGCACGAGTTCCTCCCCGGGCCGGTGACGGTGCTGGTCGAGCGCCGCGAGATGGTCCCGGACGTCCTCACTGCGGGCCGCGAGCAGGTCGGGATCCGCGTGCCCGACCATCCGCTCGCGCTCGACCTGCTGGAACGGGTCGCGCCGATCACGGCCACGAGCGCGAACGTCAGCGGCCGGCCCAGCGCCCGGCGCGTCGCCGACCTCGATTCGATCACCGACTCGGCCGCGGTCGTTCTCGACGGCGGCGAGACCGGCGGGACCGGAAGCACGGTCGTCGACGTCGAGGCCGGCGAGATCTACCGCCGCGGCCCCGACGCGGACGCGATCGAGGCGTGGCTGGCCGACCGATAG
- the upp gene encoding uracil phosphoribosyltransferase, which translates to MTIEDRGEAKVITHALAKHTLTQLRSVETEQVAFRKGLVKLGRICGYEIIDGVMETAYETVQTPLTETTGERVVGMDDVVIINVLRAATPFVEGLLKAFPRARQGVISASRDESGGMDDAGEFDIEVDYVKLPEIHPEDTVIVADPMLATGSTMATVLEHVQGMGDPERLLVLAAVSAPEGLVRLNEQFPDVDVLSVAVDDHLDEDGYIVPGLGDAGDRAFRTT; encoded by the coding sequence ATGACCATCGAAGACCGCGGCGAAGCGAAGGTTATCACGCACGCGCTCGCGAAACACACGCTCACGCAGTTACGAAGCGTCGAGACCGAGCAGGTCGCCTTCCGGAAGGGGCTCGTGAAGCTCGGGCGGATCTGCGGCTACGAGATCATCGACGGCGTCATGGAGACGGCCTACGAGACCGTCCAGACGCCGCTGACCGAGACGACCGGCGAGCGCGTCGTCGGCATGGACGACGTCGTGATCATCAACGTGCTCCGGGCGGCGACGCCGTTCGTCGAGGGGCTGCTCAAGGCCTTCCCCCGGGCGCGTCAGGGCGTCATCTCCGCCAGCCGCGACGAGTCCGGCGGGATGGACGACGCCGGCGAGTTCGACATCGAGGTCGACTACGTGAAGCTCCCCGAGATCCACCCCGAGGACACGGTCATCGTCGCCGATCCGATGCTCGCGACCGGCTCGACGATGGCGACCGTTCTGGAGCACGTCCAGGGGATGGGCGATCCCGAACGACTGCTCGTGCTCGCGGCCGTCAGCGCCCCCGAAGGGCTGGTCCGGCTGAACGAGCAGTTCCCCGACGTCGATGTCCTGTCGGTCGCCGTCGACGATCACCTCGACGAGGACGGCTACATCGTCCCCGGGCTGGGCGACGCCGGCGACCGGGCGTTTCGGACGACCTGA
- a CDS encoding hemolysin family protein, with protein sequence MGISVLAAASQAGIELYTVPIVGIELSQTVVTAIGILMILFLLVGSGFFSSSEIAMFSLPPHQVDAMVEQGRRGANAVKSLKDDPHRLLVTILVGNNMVNITMSSISTTIVGFYLDAGTAVIVSSLGITSMVLLFGESAPKSYAVENTELHARRVAPPLKVVGKVLLPLIAVFDQLTRQVNKITGGRSEIESTYVTRDEIRNMIKTGEREGVLDEEEREMLHRTLRFNNTIAKEVMTPRLDVTAVSKDADIAEAIETCIQSGHARLPVYEGSLDNVIGVVHIRDLVRDLNYGENEQLELPDLIEPTLHVPESKNVDDLLKEMRENRMHMVVVIDEFGTTEGIVTMEDLTEEIVGEILEGSEEEPIEFVDSDTAIVKGEVNIEEVNEALSIDIPEGEEFETLAGFIFNRVGRLVEEGEIIAYDGVEIRVEQVENTRIMKARISRIDEAEIEGDLDSDEDRDETADDDKSEETASDGESSADTERSDD encoded by the coding sequence ATGGGGATATCCGTACTCGCAGCGGCGTCACAGGCCGGCATCGAACTATACACCGTACCGATCGTTGGCATTGAGTTGTCACAGACGGTGGTCACGGCGATCGGTATCCTCATGATTCTGTTTCTCCTCGTTGGGTCGGGGTTTTTCTCCTCGTCGGAGATCGCGATGTTCTCGCTGCCGCCGCATCAGGTCGACGCGATGGTCGAACAGGGCAGACGCGGCGCGAACGCGGTCAAGTCCCTCAAGGATGACCCGCACCGCCTGCTCGTGACGATCCTGGTCGGCAACAACATGGTCAACATCACGATGTCCTCGATATCGACGACAATCGTGGGTTTTTATCTCGACGCGGGAACGGCAGTGATCGTCTCGTCGCTCGGTATCACCTCGATGGTCCTGCTGTTCGGCGAGAGCGCACCGAAGTCCTACGCCGTCGAGAACACCGAGCTGCATGCGCGACGCGTCGCGCCGCCGCTGAAGGTCGTCGGGAAAGTCCTCCTGCCGCTGATCGCGGTGTTCGATCAGCTGACCCGGCAGGTCAACAAGATCACGGGCGGTCGCTCGGAGATCGAGAGCACCTACGTCACCCGTGACGAGATCCGTAACATGATCAAGACCGGCGAGCGCGAGGGCGTCCTCGACGAGGAGGAACGGGAGATGCTCCACCGGACGCTCCGGTTCAACAACACGATCGCCAAGGAGGTCATGACGCCGCGGCTGGACGTGACGGCGGTCTCGAAAGACGCCGACATCGCCGAGGCGATCGAGACCTGCATCCAGAGCGGGCACGCCCGCCTGCCGGTCTACGAGGGGAGTCTCGATAACGTCATCGGCGTCGTGCATATCCGGGATCTCGTGCGCGACCTCAACTACGGCGAGAACGAGCAACTCGAACTGCCCGATCTGATCGAGCCGACCCTGCACGTCCCCGAGAGCAAGAACGTCGACGATCTCCTCAAGGAGATGCGAGAGAACCGCATGCACATGGTCGTCGTCATCGACGAGTTCGGGACGACCGAAGGGATCGTGACGATGGAAGATCTCACCGAAGAGATCGTCGGCGAGATCCTCGAGGGCAGCGAGGAAGAGCCGATCGAGTTCGTCGACAGCGACACCGCGATCGTCAAAGGCGAGGTCAACATCGAAGAGGTCAACGAGGCGCTGTCGATCGATATCCCCGAGGGCGAGGAGTTCGAGACGCTCGCGGGATTCATCTTCAACCGCGTCGGACGGCTCGTCGAAGAAGGCGAGATCATCGCGTACGACGGCGTCGAGATCCGCGTCGAACAGGTCGAGAACACCCGAATCATGAAAGCCAGAATCAGCCGGATCGACGAGGCCGAGATCGAGGGCGACCTCGATTCGGACGAGGACCGCGACGAGACGGCGGACGACGACAAGAGCGAGGAGACAGCGTCCGACGGCGAGTCGTCCGCCGACACCGAGAGGTCAGACGACTGA
- a CDS encoding inorganic phosphate transporter — MVEPTLLATLAVATLASLFMAWAIGAGSSGSTPFAPAVGANAISVMRAGFLVGLLGLAGATLQGANVSEAVGQELIGGYTLSPAGATLALLLAAGLVAFGVFTGYPIATAFTVTGAVVGIGLAAGGDPAWAKYREIVTLWVATPFVGGGIAYGVAKTLRDERVPERVAVPTLAGLVAVLLANVNFVLLGGPGEQSSIAVELAALAGQSTLVGRAGVSVAFAAVIAALLYRDLQADAAAAQRHFLLVLGGLVAFSAGGSQVGLAIGPLLPLLGPNTGVQVPLETVLLFGGIGLLAGSWTGAPRMIKAIAQDYSSLGPRRSIAALIPSFAIAQTAVLFGIPVSFNEIIVSAIIGSGYAAGDGAVSGEKMGKTVLAWIGSLALALGLGYGLFAVWTSVV, encoded by the coding sequence ATGGTCGAGCCGACACTGCTGGCGACGCTTGCGGTCGCGACGCTCGCGAGCCTGTTCATGGCGTGGGCGATCGGTGCCGGGTCCTCGGGGTCGACGCCGTTCGCGCCAGCGGTAGGGGCCAACGCGATCTCGGTGATGCGGGCCGGGTTCCTGGTCGGACTGCTCGGGCTGGCCGGGGCGACGCTACAGGGCGCGAACGTCTCGGAGGCGGTCGGACAGGAACTGATCGGCGGGTACACGCTCTCGCCTGCGGGGGCGACGCTAGCGCTGCTTTTGGCCGCTGGCCTGGTCGCCTTCGGCGTGTTCACGGGCTATCCGATCGCCACGGCGTTCACCGTCACCGGAGCCGTCGTCGGGATCGGGCTCGCGGCGGGCGGGGACCCGGCGTGGGCCAAGTACCGTGAGATCGTCACGCTGTGGGTCGCGACCCCGTTCGTCGGCGGCGGGATCGCCTACGGCGTCGCGAAGACGCTGCGCGACGAGCGCGTGCCCGAGCGGGTCGCGGTTCCGACGCTCGCGGGACTCGTCGCCGTCCTGCTGGCGAACGTGAACTTCGTCCTGCTCGGCGGGCCGGGTGAACAGTCCTCGATCGCCGTCGAACTCGCCGCCCTCGCCGGCCAGTCGACGCTGGTCGGCCGGGCCGGCGTCTCGGTCGCGTTCGCCGCGGTCATCGCCGCGCTGTTGTATCGGGATCTGCAGGCCGATGCGGCGGCCGCACAGCGTCACTTCCTGCTCGTTCTGGGCGGGCTGGTCGCCTTCTCGGCGGGCGGCAGTCAGGTCGGACTGGCGATCGGGCCGCTCCTGCCGCTGCTCGGGCCTAACACCGGCGTGCAGGTCCCGCTCGAGACGGTCCTCCTGTTCGGCGGGATCGGCCTGCTCGCCGGGTCGTGGACGGGCGCACCGCGGATGATCAAGGCGATCGCGCAGGACTACTCCTCGCTGGGGCCGCGCCGGTCGATCGCGGCGTTGATCCCGAGTTTCGCCATCGCCCAGACGGCCGTCCTGTTCGGCATCCCCGTCTCGTTCAACGAGATCATCGTCAGCGCGATCATCGGGAGCGGCTACGCCGCCGGCGACGGCGCGGTCAGCGGCGAGAAGATGGGAAAGACGGTGCTCGCGTGGATCGGCTCGCTGGCGCTGGCGCTCGGTCTCGGATACGGTCTGTTCGCGGTCTGGACGTCAGTCGTCTGA
- a CDS encoding DUF7118 family protein, whose translation MTSTSETSVDELIERYRRRADAYGEACDRVEQAGEDRLQRLAEYYDELTGLFDRYESRIVSDGESEVDMEAFIEYQDELAHFFEHLPEDLPHREDFEAVDEVMHERYLKHSDFEDARDALSPVADLVDRLEERARAEDRLETARRDLERRRRAIDERINDHEQLIEFGEADLDAPVERLRDPIEAYDEAVSDAFETFAGDASAREVLSFVESTAAFPLIEYREPPADLLEYVRTSGAGAESIPQLLEYADYSVSKLDHYVEDARALKRNVATHRTYLQRLDGEPLTIGWPPPTAAALQFRCRELVSVVDRFDPPDSVLTALHDVRALARREDYGRLRESAVARERLDDDERERLKRGEIQNELEQLREQREGLASVLDE comes from the coding sequence ATGACGTCTACGAGTGAGACGTCGGTCGACGAACTGATCGAGCGCTACCGGCGTCGCGCGGACGCCTACGGGGAGGCCTGCGACCGGGTTGAGCAAGCCGGCGAGGACCGACTGCAGCGGCTCGCGGAGTACTACGACGAACTCACGGGGCTGTTCGACCGCTACGAGTCGCGGATCGTCAGCGACGGCGAGAGCGAGGTCGACATGGAGGCGTTCATCGAGTATCAGGACGAGCTGGCGCACTTCTTCGAGCACCTGCCCGAGGACCTGCCCCACCGCGAGGACTTCGAGGCGGTCGACGAGGTGATGCACGAGCGCTATCTCAAGCACTCGGACTTCGAAGACGCCCGCGATGCGCTGTCGCCGGTCGCCGATCTGGTCGACCGTCTCGAGGAGCGTGCCCGGGCCGAGGACCGCCTGGAGACGGCGAGACGCGACCTCGAACGGCGGCGGCGGGCGATCGACGAACGGATCAACGATCACGAGCAGTTGATCGAGTTCGGCGAGGCCGACCTGGACGCGCCCGTCGAGCGACTCCGCGACCCTATCGAGGCCTACGACGAGGCCGTCTCGGACGCCTTCGAGACGTTCGCCGGCGACGCGAGTGCCCGCGAGGTGCTTTCGTTCGTTGAATCGACCGCGGCGTTCCCCCTGATCGAGTACCGCGAACCGCCCGCGGACCTCCTCGAGTACGTCCGAACCTCCGGGGCCGGAGCCGAGTCCATCCCGCAACTGCTCGAGTACGCCGACTACTCGGTCTCGAAACTCGATCACTACGTCGAGGACGCTCGCGCGCTCAAGCGCAACGTCGCGACTCACCGGACCTACCTGCAGCGGCTCGACGGCGAACCCCTGACGATCGGCTGGCCGCCGCCGACCGCTGCGGCGCTGCAGTTCCGGTGTCGGGAACTCGTCTCCGTCGTCGACCGGTTCGACCCGCCGGACTCGGTGCTGACGGCACTACACGACGTTCGGGCGCTCGCCCGGCGCGAGGACTACGGGCGGCTGCGAGAGAGCGCCGTCGCCAGAGAGCGACTCGACGACGACGAACGCGAGCGACTCAAGCGCGGCGAGATTCAGAACGAACTCGAACAGTTACGCGAACAGCGAGAGGGACTCGCGAGCGTTCTCGACGAGTAG
- a CDS encoding DUF5789 family protein, whose product MADDKRGREDQARNRERRQRAREIATELKRGEEPEPPIEPAALVDLESELESVSFPATGADVVETVGDREIESVDGPYTVGELVADTDAERFDTPESVRVRVQRPTVATAMKRVVEAAGTLRNEELGDSQRTTYEKTFRELKAIDADDEDEGIEVVADWIVDRIHEKERLPGSRAVRRRAAEFCRENGYEIRSDEWLGI is encoded by the coding sequence ATGGCAGACGACAAGCGCGGACGGGAAGACCAGGCCCGGAACAGAGAGCGCCGCCAGCGAGCGCGTGAGATCGCCACGGAACTCAAGCGAGGTGAGGAGCCGGAGCCGCCAATCGAGCCTGCGGCACTGGTCGACCTCGAATCGGAACTCGAGTCGGTCTCGTTCCCCGCGACGGGGGCAGACGTGGTCGAGACCGTCGGCGATCGGGAGATCGAATCGGTCGACGGGCCGTACACGGTCGGAGAACTCGTCGCCGATACGGACGCGGAACGCTTCGACACGCCCGAGTCGGTCCGGGTCCGGGTACAGCGGCCGACGGTCGCAACGGCGATGAAACGGGTCGTCGAGGCTGCCGGGACGCTGCGAAACGAGGAACTCGGCGACTCACAGCGTACAACCTACGAGAAGACGTTTCGGGAGCTGAAGGCGATCGACGCCGACGACGAGGACGAGGGAATCGAGGTCGTCGCCGACTGGATCGTCGATCGGATCCACGAGAAGGAGAGACTTCCGGGTTCTCGGGCTGTCCGCCGGCGAGCGGCCGAGTTCTGCCGGGAGAACGGGTACGAGATCCGCAGCGACGAGTGGCTCGGGATCTAG
- a CDS encoding CRISPR-associated protein Cas4: MHAFRDVATAAYCPRKLYYRRRDPDVGESIPDRVRDRRELAFEYDRLVTDDAALRAAPIEVTPTTFRSRIGCHRAGLDAWDELADPPASDVVLEGKDARGIAHKVLETPLAPSLVFTGRPPEQGVWEPQSVRLVAAALALSWERERSVERAFAEYPAYGVIREIELSARRRSQYRAALRTAESIDGPPKRTENREKCQACEYREGCGVKTRSLRTLLG, encoded by the coding sequence ATGCACGCGTTTCGTGACGTGGCGACGGCGGCCTACTGCCCGCGGAAACTCTACTATCGGCGGCGCGATCCGGACGTCGGCGAGTCGATCCCCGACCGCGTTCGGGACCGTCGGGAACTGGCGTTCGAGTACGACCGGCTTGTGACCGACGACGCCGCGCTGCGGGCCGCGCCGATCGAGGTGACGCCGACGACCTTCCGGTCCCGGATCGGCTGTCACAGGGCCGGGCTGGACGCCTGGGACGAACTCGCCGACCCGCCGGCCAGCGATGTCGTGCTCGAAGGGAAAGACGCTCGCGGTATCGCTCACAAGGTACTGGAGACGCCGCTGGCCCCGTCGCTGGTCTTCACTGGGCGCCCGCCCGAACAGGGCGTCTGGGAGCCGCAGTCGGTGCGTCTCGTCGCGGCCGCGCTGGCGCTGTCGTGGGAACGCGAACGGTCGGTCGAGCGCGCCTTCGCGGAGTACCCGGCCTACGGCGTGATCCGCGAGATCGAACTCTCGGCGCGGCGACGGTCGCAGTACCGGGCCGCGCTCCGGACCGCCGAGTCGATCGACGGGCCGCCGAAACGGACCGAGAACCGCGAGAAGTGTCAGGCCTGCGAGTACCGCGAGGGATGCGGCGTCAAGACGCGGTCGCTGCGGACGCTTCTCGGGTGA
- the glmM gene encoding phosphoglucosamine mutase yields MKVFGSSGVRGVVNETLTPEYALQVAMAAGTVWRTDVGVSRVAVAHDTRTSGGMIADAARSGLASVGFDVDYLGTIPTPGAQAYADEQSIPALMVTASHNPPQHNGIKLIGPNGIELAVDDLEQVEQRLLGERFERSEWDAIGQTRTIDGVRRAYIDQLLEAVDRGRIADADLTVALDPGHGAGAVTSPQFFRELGCHVLTINAQPDGHFPGRKPEPVADNLGDLQRLVETSDADLGIAHDGDADRAIFVDETGSFIEGDAALAALAREELRAGDGVVSAVSSSQRLVDVADEVGAELHLTQIGSSHIITKVQELQKAGTRVPIAGEGNGGIIFPGYRTIRDGAYTAARFCELLADRRASEIAADYGAYYNVRKNVSYADEGERSAMIDAIESVAHETDAEVRTIDGHRLEFDDGWVLARPSGTEPLVRVYAEARDRDRAEQLASLMYDAITDAAAKP; encoded by the coding sequence ATGAAAGTCTTCGGGTCGAGCGGCGTTCGCGGGGTCGTCAACGAGACGCTGACTCCCGAATACGCGCTCCAGGTCGCAATGGCCGCGGGCACAGTCTGGCGCACCGATGTGGGCGTCTCGCGCGTCGCGGTCGCCCACGACACCCGAACCAGCGGCGGGATGATCGCCGACGCCGCGCGGAGCGGACTCGCGAGCGTCGGTTTCGACGTCGATTACCTCGGGACGATCCCGACCCCGGGAGCACAGGCCTACGCCGACGAGCAGTCGATTCCGGCGCTGATGGTGACGGCCTCGCACAACCCGCCACAGCACAACGGGATCAAACTGATCGGACCGAACGGCATCGAGCTGGCCGTCGACGACCTCGAACAGGTCGAACAGCGCCTGCTCGGCGAGCGCTTCGAGCGTAGCGAGTGGGACGCGATCGGCCAGACCCGGACGATCGACGGCGTTCGACGGGCGTACATCGATCAACTGCTCGAGGCGGTCGACCGCGGGCGCATCGCCGACGCGGACCTGACAGTCGCGCTCGATCCGGGTCACGGCGCCGGCGCGGTGACCAGCCCGCAGTTCTTCCGCGAGCTGGGCTGTCACGTCCTGACGATCAACGCCCAGCCCGACGGGCACTTCCCCGGACGCAAACCCGAACCCGTCGCGGACAACCTCGGCGACCTGCAGCGGCTGGTCGAGACCAGCGACGCCGATCTGGGGATCGCTCACGACGGCGACGCGGACCGGGCGATCTTCGTCGACGAGACCGGTTCGTTCATCGAGGGCGACGCCGCGCTGGCCGCGCTGGCCCGCGAGGAACTCCGGGCGGGCGACGGCGTCGTCTCGGCGGTCAGCTCTTCCCAGCGGCTCGTCGACGTCGCCGACGAGGTCGGCGCGGAGTTGCACCTCACGCAGATCGGGTCCAGTCACATCATCACGAAGGTGCAGGAACTCCAGAAGGCGGGCACGAGAGTCCCGATCGCCGGCGAGGGCAACGGCGGGATCATCTTCCCGGGCTACCGGACCATCCGGGACGGGGCCTACACCGCCGCGCGCTTCTGTGAACTGCTCGCGGACCGACGAGCTAGCGAGATCGCCGCCGACTACGGCGCGTACTACAACGTCCGGAAGAACGTCTCCTACGCCGACGAGGGCGAGCGCTCGGCAATGATCGACGCGATCGAGTCGGTCGCCCACGAGACCGACGCCGAGGTGAGGACGATCGACGGCCACCGGCTCGAGTTCGACGACGGCTGGGTGCTCGCCCGTCCCAGCGGGACCGAACCGCTCGTGCGCGTCTACGCCGAGGCACGCGACCGCGACCGCGCCGAACAGCTCGCGTCGCTGATGTACGACGCGATCACGGACGCCGCGGCAAAGCCATAG